Sequence from the Atribacterota bacterium genome:
AGTACCACGGGGAACATAGTTCTTTTTTGTAAGAGGCTTGACTAACATCAAATCCACACTTTGAATAGGCATCATATATTCATGATCAAAAAGTACTAGAGAGAGGAAGGCTCTCCCCGGCAACTTCTTTTGGGATTCTAAAAAAGTATTGAACCCTCCAATGGCGTCAGTCTTAATAGATTCCATTGACCCGGAACGGTCAATAATACAGACAATTTCGGTGTAATTTTGTTTTGTCATTTTACTGCTCCTTTTTATAAAAAATCCAAACCTGATAAACTTATAATCTAATTTAATGTAAAATTAATTACCCTATCAAATACGATATCCTCTTCTTCTCTTATACCCGGACATCCTGCCGGTTTTTTCTTCCCTGGTCGTCCTGAAAAAAGCCATATGAATAATCTCATTCTCAACAACCAGAGCCGAACCAACTTTATCTTCTCCTTCAAAGCGATAATCAAATCCCTGGCCTGTTGATGGATATTTGTCCTCCTTGCAATCTTGTATTCCTTCCAAAAAATGCCTGGCTTCTTCTATTGGATTCCGGCAGGTGACCACTTTCTTTTCTTCTTTTAGCAAAGCATCCATGGCATAACTCTTGACCAATTTCGGAAAAATAAGCGCAAAAGATGATTCACGGGAGAGGATATCCCAGCCGGCAATCTCTCCATCAATAAAAACAAAGATGCCCTTCTGGTAAGGTAAACACTGAAAGGCTTCAAGGTATTCCTCTAAATTTGTTTCCTTTTGCTTATAAACATCCTTCATCGCGCCGGTAGCAGAATTAACCTTGGCACTATTGCGTAAGAATGCAACATTTTCCCACACTTCCTGCTGGTCAGAATGATAACCTCTGTCCTGTTTCAAGGAAGTATTAACCGAGGATGCCTTTTTGGCTCTTAAAAAAGTTGGAGAAATAATATCTGAATCATAAAAACTATCTGTCTGGTAGGACCATCGTCCCTGTTCGGTGCAGCTAACCGGTATATTCAGCTCTGAATTCCCTTTTACCAGAATGGTTGTATTCAATACTCTATTTTGCTTGGCTCCGGATAATTCCTCTCCATCTACTAACAATACCGGGGTATCAGAGTGATTGATTACTTTTAATTCAGGTACCAAGCCCCCTGTACTTACTTCTTGAATAACCAGTAATCTCTTCTCCAGGGCTTCCTTTAGGGTCAGATAAAGCAAGTCTTCCTTGATATTTAAGTACAAAGGAATTACCTGCATATTCTGATAACTCTGCACTTCTCCAAAGTGTATTTGTGAGATAAAATCACTTATTATCTTTTCCATTTTTTTCACTTCCTAACTAATAATTTACAAAATCACATTTTGCTTTCCTCGATCATCTCCCTTCGTGATAATCCGTTTTATAATCTGCTGAGCAATATAAGTAAAACTCTTCTGGCCTGTACCATAGGAACCAGCAGTACCAGGCCCAGCTGAACGCCAGAAGTCTGCTTGCATCAGCGTACCGGCACGGGATAAGAATTGCTTGAAAATCTCTATTGTATAAATACCCACTCCATTTTTCCGTGGTAAATAGGGATTTAATCCTACTAATAATTTAGGAATTACAAAAATCCCGGTTGTCTTTAACAAAACATAATCATCCGCCCTTTGTTTTCTTTCAACTTCATAAAAGGGTTCCGGACAAAGCTCTTTGACTGCTTTCCACATGTTGATAAGGACAGAAGCTATCTCATCCTCGGACAAACTTGAAAAGGGTGCTGTACTCAAAACATTTTTCAGTGAACCGACCATGGAAACCTGGCTGAAGGTAGTACCACTGGGACGGCTATTGGGTAATTTCATTTTACCCTGCAGCGGAGAATCCGACCGGCTATTCAATACATCAGAAATTCGAACTGCCCGGGGTTTCCAACGCAATTCTCTCTTCAGATTACTGGGAAGGACATTATGTTTGGTATAATCGTCAGGAAATGCATCATAATATTCTTTGTAATCTGTATAAGCATAATCACTGTATTTAATAGAGTCTTGTTTTTTAGGATTCTCCCTATTATATTGAGGAATATTTCGATTCTTCCTGAGAAAGGTCGGTATTTCCATATCCCTAACCCATTCTTTCTTATTTTCTTCTGAGTAAATTTTGCGAAATTTTTCTCTACCAGATGAGTCATTTCTAATATTGAAGGAGTCTGTTTCCAAATCTTGATATTTTAGCTTTTCCTCTTCAGCTTTAACTAACAGACGTTCTGCCAGATCAGACCGAACCCCTTTCTGGGTTTTATTGATAATCAAAAATTGAGTAGCTTCACTTTGCCTGGCTAAATCCGGGTTGCTGGATTTTAAGTTCATAAGTACAACAGGGATATTTATATCTAGAACATCCGGATGATTAATCCCGGCAATTTCTAAGCCTTTTAATCGGTGCTGTCCGTCAACTATCCACAGTTGAATACCATCGGGAATCTCAAATTCATTTTCCCTAATTTTCTTGATGTTGTTTATATCTGCATCCCTGATATTCAATAAGATTGCATTGGGGGAAAGTCCTTTTTTGGCAATAAAATTGCCAAATTCTCTGGCCCTTCTTTCAATTACCTCGCGCTGATACCCTCCAGGATTGTCAGAACTCCATTCATCAATCCTGCTTTGCCTTAAGATATCTCCTGCTTTAGCATAACCAATGATAAACTGAGTTTCATGCTGATGAAATTTAACCCCGGCTATTTTTAGTCCCATTTTTCTCCCTCCTGATTGTGTACTAAAATTATAAGATGTTATGATTTAAATGTCAAGTCCTAACATTCTTAAATTAAAATAAATACCCTTCTATATTTTAATTTTATTTTATTATTACAAAAAGTACTCAACAAATACCTAATCTTTGTTGAAAATATAAAACCCCAAATCCTGCTCTATATTTTGTTTAGAGAATGGCATATTGTGTTAAATCTTTTGTTTTTTGTATTTTTAAATATTAATAACGTGGGCTGTAATTGTTCTAAAGGACCATCGAAATTATTATCTCTTCGATGAAAGTGTAATATAGCGACATGTGGCACCTTCACTTGTATTTAAAATGGCAGCAACTTTATCATCCAAACCAATGCAAATACATTGCTTTCAAAAAATCCGGGTCATCAACCGGAAATCCGGATTTAGACCCAATGACAGAATCCACATAACAAAACGGACACATGGCTGTAGAACCTTTTGGATTATACTCATCAACCCAGTTAAATATTTCACCAGGTTGAAACGTGCGCAGGCAGTTAAAACAACCACATAGTTTACTCTCCATTATTTCATTTTTGTGAAATATAGAGTGCTTATGAGCCGATTTTAAATATTCAGCAATATATCTCTTCACTTTATCTTCCCTTTTAATATTTATTTTTATTAATTTTAAATTTCTAAAAAATATTTATTTTAGATATGCCTCCCTATTACAAAAACTCATCATTGTAATATTGGTATATTTAGATACCTATATTTTGTATTAGAAAGTCATAAAGTGATTTATAATGTATTTTAGTGTTTTTTAGAATCTTTTTTTGCCATTTTAAAGGTATGGAATAAAAAATATTAACCAATTTTTGATTTTGAACATCATTGCCTATTAGAAATTCAGTAATTGCTTTTGCGGAATAAAGGTCTCTATCCTGTTTGGTTTTTTGCTTACGTAACTCAAACACGATAAATTTATGCAAAACGTATGCTGCAGGTTCAGGGACTTTTATAATCATATTTAAATATTCTATCTCAAGAATATGATCTTGAATTAGGTTTAAATATCTAAGCCCCTGGGCATTAATATGAAGCAGCGGTATATTGTAGGGTGTAGAACCTTTCCCTTTACCAAGGTCCGGAGTTAAAAATTCTAATTCTAATTCAGGATGTATATATTTTGTTAGGCCGGTAATATAATTATGTAATGGAATAAAGTCTAATGATGTAAGTATTTCCGGTATACTAATTTCTTGTTTTATCCTAGCTGGATTAGGGATTAAGAAATCTATATCTAATGTTCTAATAATAGGTATTTCAGGAGTGTTGTTAAAATATATTCTATAGAGATGATGACACCAGCTGCCAACAAGTATTAATTCCTGTAAAACTCCTGCATTGTGAAAGGCTTTAAGTGTTTTAATAAAAAAATTAGTATTTTCAACATTCATTTAATTTTTTTCTCAATCTCTTTAATGTCTTTTTTTACTTGTCGTAAAAATTTTTCAT
This genomic interval carries:
- a CDS encoding DGQHR domain-containing protein, whose product is MGLKIAGVKFHQHETQFIIGYAKAGDILRQSRIDEWSSDNPGGYQREVIERRAREFGNFIAKKGLSPNAILLNIRDADINNIKKIRENEFEIPDGIQLWIVDGQHRLKGLEIAGINHPDVLDINIPVVLMNLKSSNPDLARQSEATQFLIINKTQKGVRSDLAERLLVKAEEEKLKYQDLETDSFNIRNDSSGREKFRKIYSEENKKEWVRDMEIPTFLRKNRNIPQYNRENPKKQDSIKYSDYAYTDYKEYYDAFPDDYTKHNVLPSNLKRELRWKPRAVRISDVLNSRSDSPLQGKMKLPNSRPSGTTFSQVSMVGSLKNVLSTAPFSSLSEDEIASVLINMWKAVKELCPEPFYEVERKQRADDYVLLKTTGIFVIPKLLVGLNPYLPRKNGVGIYTIEIFKQFLSRAGTLMQADFWRSAGPGTAGSYGTGQKSFTYIAQQIIKRIITKGDDRGKQNVIL
- a CDS encoding GSU2403 family nucleotidyltransferase fold protein; amino-acid sequence: MNVENTNFFIKTLKAFHNAGVLQELILVGSWCHHLYRIYFNNTPEIPIIRTLDIDFLIPNPARIKQEISIPEILTSLDFIPLHNYITGLTKYIHPELELEFLTPDLGKGKGSTPYNIPLLHINAQGLRYLNLIQDHILEIEYLNMIIKVPEPAAYVLHKFIVFELRKQKTKQDRDLYSAKAITEFLIGNDVQNQKLVNIFYSIPLKWQKKILKNTKIHYKSLYDFLIQNIGI